From a single Candidatus Zixiibacteriota bacterium genomic region:
- a CDS encoding NADH-quinone oxidoreductase subunit H produces the protein MMVDIAIVAAKAFVVLFMVLNMAGVLGWIERKGSALIQDRIGANRASVLGFAGMGLVNTLLADPIKFLTKEDFVPPRGDRILHTLAPCMALFPALVTFAVIPFGDVLVIGDRVINLQVAALDVGILYAFAMGSLGVYGIVIGAWASNNKFSLLGGVRGSAQMISYEVAMGLSVIGILMVYGTFDLQEIARGQGALLRDHLPASWEWLTAAFGWLPAWGVFLQPLAFLLFFTAAVAETKRVPFDLPEGESEIIAGYHTEYSGAKFLMFFAGEFAEIVTASGLVVTLFFGGWQVPYLARDGFHFPWGAAVALPQAAVATLQVGAFILKVIFFCWLQILLRWTLPRFRYDQVMRLGWKMLLPLALVNVTATAFAVLYFQRSG, from the coding sequence ATGATGGTCGACATCGCCATCGTCGCGGCCAAGGCCTTCGTGGTGCTCTTCATGGTGCTCAACATGGCCGGGGTGCTCGGCTGGATCGAGCGCAAGGGAAGCGCGCTCATCCAGGACCGGATCGGCGCCAACCGCGCCTCGGTGCTGGGCTTCGCCGGGATGGGGCTGGTCAACACCCTGCTCGCCGATCCGATCAAGTTCCTGACGAAAGAGGACTTCGTGCCGCCGCGCGGCGACCGCATCCTGCACACGCTGGCCCCGTGCATGGCGCTTTTCCCCGCTCTGGTCACCTTCGCGGTCATCCCCTTCGGCGACGTGCTCGTGATCGGCGACCGGGTGATCAACCTTCAGGTCGCCGCCCTCGACGTCGGCATCCTGTACGCCTTCGCGATGGGCTCGCTCGGCGTCTACGGTATCGTGATCGGCGCCTGGGCCTCGAACAACAAGTTCTCGCTGCTCGGCGGCGTGCGCGGCTCCGCGCAGATGATCTCCTACGAAGTCGCCATGGGGCTGTCGGTGATCGGCATCCTGATGGTGTACGGGACCTTCGACCTGCAGGAGATCGCGCGCGGCCAGGGCGCGCTCCTGCGCGATCATCTTCCGGCGTCGTGGGAATGGCTTACGGCCGCATTCGGCTGGCTCCCGGCCTGGGGCGTCTTTCTTCAGCCGCTCGCCTTTCTGCTGTTCTTCACGGCCGCCGTCGCCGAGACCAAGCGCGTGCCCTTCGACCTGCCTGAAGGCGAGTCCGAGATCATCGCCGGCTATCACACCGAGTACTCCGGCGCCAAGTTCCTCATGTTCTTCGCCGGGGAGTTCGCCGAGATCGTGACCGCCTCCGGGCTGGTCGTGACGCTGTTCTTCGGCGGCTGGCAGGTCCCGTACCTCGCGCGCGACGGCTTTCATTTTCCCTGGGGCGCGGCGGTGGCGCTGCCCCAGGCGGCGGTCGCGACGCTCCAGGTCGGCGCCTTCATCCTCAAGGTGATCTTCTTCTGCTGGCTGCAGATCCTGTTGCGCTGGACCCTGCCTCGGTTTCGCTACGATCAGGTCATGCGCCTCGGCTGGAAGATGCTCCTGCCGCTGGCCCTGGTCAACGTGACCGCAACGGCGTTCGCAGTCCTCTATTTCCAACGTTCCGGTTAG
- a CDS encoding NADH-quinone oxidoreductase subunit M yields the protein MSTLTFGPLTWLLLLPVVGAALLLFIPRDRKGALYALSLLFTLAAFSWSLRIFALFDEAQGRMQLVERLPWMPAYGIEYAVGIDGISLFLVLLTTFLMPVAVLASWPVRERVKEYLFFMLVLETGMLGAFLALDLFLFYVFWEVMLVPMYFLIGIWGGPRRIYAALKFVIYTMAGSLLMLVAIIYLVMRHAHLAQTLTFSLLEIYELRLPYDEQLWLFLAFALSFAIKVPMFPFHTWLPDAHVEAPTAGSVILAAVLLKMGTYGFLRFAMPLFPEVALAAAPFVIAMAVIGIVYGAAVAMMQADIKKLVAYSSVSHLGFVMLGLFAFNTQGVQGSLYQMLNHGLSTGALFLLVGMIYDRRHSRLIEDFGGLWAQVPVFSALLMVVTLSSIGLPGLNGFVGEFLILLGAFGAAPGWTAVAATGMILSAVYMLWMFRRVIFGPLANPENRKLADLNARELVLMAPILVLIVFMGVYPDPFLRRMGPSVQLTLDRIAAAARAQHGGAAAQ from the coding sequence ATGTCCACGCTCACCTTCGGTCCACTCACCTGGCTTCTCCTGCTGCCCGTGGTCGGGGCCGCGTTGCTTCTCTTTATCCCGCGCGACCGCAAGGGGGCGCTTTACGCCTTGTCGCTCCTCTTTACCCTGGCGGCCTTCTCCTGGTCGCTTCGCATCTTCGCCCTGTTCGACGAAGCACAGGGGCGGATGCAGCTCGTCGAGAGGCTCCCTTGGATGCCGGCCTACGGCATCGAGTACGCCGTCGGCATCGACGGCATCAGCCTTTTCCTGGTGCTGCTGACGACGTTTCTCATGCCCGTCGCGGTTCTCGCCTCCTGGCCGGTCCGGGAGCGCGTCAAAGAGTATCTTTTCTTCATGCTCGTGCTCGAAACCGGGATGCTGGGGGCGTTCCTCGCGCTCGATCTGTTCCTCTTCTACGTCTTCTGGGAAGTGATGCTCGTCCCGATGTACTTCCTGATCGGAATCTGGGGCGGGCCGCGCAGGATCTACGCGGCGCTGAAGTTCGTGATCTACACGATGGCCGGAAGCCTGCTCATGCTGGTGGCGATCATCTACCTCGTCATGCGCCACGCGCATCTCGCCCAGACGCTGACCTTCAGCCTGCTCGAGATCTACGAGCTGCGCCTTCCCTACGACGAGCAGCTCTGGCTGTTCCTCGCCTTCGCGCTTTCTTTCGCCATCAAGGTGCCGATGTTTCCCTTCCACACCTGGCTGCCCGACGCCCACGTGGAGGCGCCGACCGCCGGCTCGGTGATCCTCGCCGCGGTCCTGCTGAAGATGGGGACCTACGGCTTTCTCCGCTTCGCGATGCCTCTTTTCCCCGAGGTGGCGCTGGCCGCCGCGCCGTTCGTGATCGCGATGGCGGTCATCGGGATCGTCTACGGCGCGGCGGTCGCCATGATGCAGGCCGACATCAAAAAGCTCGTCGCCTACTCGTCGGTGAGCCACCTGGGCTTCGTCATGCTCGGCCTGTTCGCCTTCAACACCCAGGGTGTCCAGGGAAGCCTCTACCAGATGCTCAATCACGGCCTTTCCACGGGCGCACTCTTCCTGCTCGTCGGCATGATCTATGACCGCCGCCACAGCCGGCTGATCGAGGATTTCGGCGGGCTCTGGGCGCAAGTCCCGGTATTTTCGGCTCTGCTGATGGTGGTGACGCTCTCGTCGATCGGCCTGCCGGGGCTGAACGGCTTCGTCGGCGAGTTCCTGATTCTGCTCGGCGCCTTCGGCGCGGCGCCGGGCTGGACGGCGGTCGCGGCGACGGGAATGATCCTGAGCGCGGTCTACATGTTGTGGATGTTTCGCCGCGTGATCTTCGGCCCGCTCGCCAATCCCGAAAACCGCAAGCTCGCGGACTTGAACGCCCGGGAGCTTGTCTTGATGGCGCCGATCCTCGTCTTGATCGTTTTCATGGGAGTCTATCCCGATCCGTTTCTCAGGCGGATGGGACCGTCCGTGCAGCTGACGCTCGACCGGATCGCTGCGGCCGCCCGGGCGCAACACGGAGGAGCCGCGGCACAGTGA
- a CDS encoding molybdopterin-dependent oxidoreductase: MDPVKITIDGREVTTAKGKTVIQAAADAGILIPHYCYHPKLPIAGNCRMCLVEIEKMPKLQIACNTQVAEGMAVLTGSPKVLAARKAVMEFLLINHPLDCPICDQAGECWLQDYYMKHDLQPSRFAERKEHERKREIFGPNVVFDGERCIKCTRCVRFLQEVTGTGELTVVNRGDRSTIALFPGTVLDNPFSANVNDLCPVGALTDRDFRFKVRVWYLQKTPSICPGCSTGCNVSVESYQNRIARFKPRVNEEVNSYWLCDEGRYCFHELTEGERLTGPLVRQEGGLAPATWEEALQVVLRGLRAVPALAGILSGRNTNEEAFLFARLMRRIAPGASLAVAYRERTLDAVQKILMSPDRSPNFRGARDMGVDSDGAFDGLLRRLCDGAFGAAYVVGEEPERYGDAGAIRAALERLSFLVVQDTRMTETARLAHVVLPATHFGEKEGTYTNRRGRVQKLNPAVVPPPGALPDSEIFRRLLERAGEKASFRAPAEIFAAIAAEVPAYRGLTYEKIGERGIPLSETEARGA; encoded by the coding sequence ATGGATCCGGTAAAGATCACCATCGACGGCAGGGAAGTGACGACCGCCAAGGGCAAGACCGTCATCCAGGCGGCGGCCGATGCGGGCATCCTCATCCCGCACTACTGCTACCATCCGAAGCTCCCGATCGCCGGTAACTGCCGGATGTGCCTGGTGGAGATCGAGAAGATGCCCAAGCTCCAGATCGCCTGCAACACGCAGGTGGCCGAGGGCATGGCGGTGCTCACAGGCAGCCCGAAGGTGCTCGCGGCGCGCAAGGCGGTGATGGAGTTCCTGCTGATCAACCATCCCCTGGACTGCCCGATCTGCGACCAGGCCGGCGAGTGCTGGCTGCAGGATTACTACATGAAGCACGATCTGCAGCCGAGCCGCTTCGCCGAGAGGAAGGAGCACGAGCGCAAGCGGGAGATCTTCGGGCCGAACGTGGTCTTCGACGGCGAGCGCTGCATCAAGTGCACGCGCTGCGTCCGCTTTCTCCAGGAGGTGACGGGCACAGGGGAACTCACGGTCGTCAACCGGGGCGACCGGTCCACGATCGCGCTGTTCCCCGGAACGGTGCTCGACAACCCGTTCTCCGCGAACGTCAACGATCTCTGCCCTGTAGGGGCGCTCACCGACCGGGACTTCCGCTTCAAGGTCCGGGTCTGGTACCTGCAGAAGACCCCCTCGATCTGCCCCGGGTGCAGCACGGGCTGCAACGTGAGCGTGGAGAGCTACCAGAACCGCATCGCCCGCTTCAAGCCGCGCGTCAACGAGGAAGTGAACAGCTACTGGCTGTGCGACGAAGGGCGGTACTGCTTCCACGAGCTGACCGAGGGCGAGCGGCTGACCGGGCCGCTGGTCCGCCAGGAGGGCGGACTCGCTCCGGCCACATGGGAGGAGGCGCTGCAGGTGGTTCTGCGCGGCCTGCGCGCCGTGCCGGCGCTGGCCGGCATTCTCTCCGGCCGAAACACCAACGAAGAGGCGTTCCTGTTCGCTCGGCTCATGCGGCGGATCGCCCCCGGCGCTTCGCTCGCCGTCGCCTACCGCGAGCGCACGCTGGACGCGGTCCAGAAGATCCTCATGAGCCCGGATCGCTCGCCGAACTTCCGCGGCGCCCGCGACATGGGGGTCGACTCGGACGGAGCTTTCGACGGGCTGCTGCGGCGGCTTTGCGACGGCGCCTTCGGCGCCGCCTACGTGGTCGGCGAAGAGCCGGAGCGCTACGGCGACGCGGGAGCGATCCGCGCGGCGCTCGAGCGGCTTTCCTTCCTCGTGGTCCAGGACACCCGCATGACCGAGACCGCCCGGCTCGCCCACGTGGTGCTTCCCGCCACCCATTTCGGCGAGAAAGAGGGCACCTACACCAACCGTCGCGGCCGCGTCCAGAAGCTCAACCCCGCCGTCGTGCCGCCGCCCGGCGCCCTGCCCGACAGCGAGATCTTCCGCCGGCTGCTGGAGCGGGCGGGCGAGAAAGCCTCCTTCCGCGCGCCGGCCGAGATCTTCGCGGCGATCGCCGCCGAGGTTCCGGCCTATCGGGGGCTCACCTACGAGAAGATCGGCGAGCGCGGAATCCCCCTCTCCGAAACGGAGGCTCGAGGGGCATGA
- the nuoK gene encoding NADH-quinone oxidoreductase subunit NuoK: MVPLPYYLLLSAALFAIGVLGVLVRRNLIVVLMSIELMLNAVNLTFVAFARFHGSMDGQVIVFFVMAVAAAEAVVGLAIVIAVFRHRQSLDPQEMQLLKW, translated from the coding sequence ATGGTACCGCTCCCCTACTATCTGCTGCTGAGCGCCGCGCTCTTCGCGATCGGCGTTCTGGGCGTGCTGGTCCGCCGCAACCTGATCGTCGTGCTGATGTCGATCGAGCTGATGCTCAACGCGGTGAACCTCACGTTCGTCGCGTTCGCCCGCTTTCACGGCTCGATGGACGGGCAGGTCATCGTCTTTTTCGTCATGGCTGTCGCGGCGGCCGAGGCGGTCGTCGGGCTCGCCATCGTGATCGCGGTCTTCCGTCACCGCCAGAGCCTCGATCCCCAGGAGATGCAGCTGCTCAAATGGTAG
- the nuoL gene encoding NADH-quinone oxidoreductase subunit L has protein sequence MVAPHPTPAELDLLRWIPFLPLLGTVLNLALGARLGRRAAGWLATLAVAASFGLSLYVFLELSATAAFRDRVYTWIQSGSFRADLSLQVDALAAVMLLVVTGIGALIHLYSIGYMGHDEDAVRFFAYLNLFVFFMLLLVMADNLLLLFVGWEGVGLCSYLLIGFWYRDPANATAANKAFIVNRIGDFGFILGILLAVTELGRGGVWTLDFAQMQANVGLLAPAKLTLITLLLFAGATGKSAQIPLFVWLPDAMAGPTPVSALIHAATMVTAGVYMIARLHFLFALAPLTLSLIALVGGATAFFAATIALAQNDIKRVLAYSTVSQLGYMFLAAGAGAFSAAIFHLFTHAFFKACLFLGSGSVIHALGGEQDMRKMGGLKPHLPRTYWTYLVATLAIAGAPLTAGFFSKDMILWQLFQRGWHGLWLLGLITAGLTAFYMFRQLFMVFHGACRAEPEVRARLHESPAVMTVPLIVLALGSIFSGWLGAPDYLWGSRWDAWLRPVFGGHPAGEHGDLGAEILTTLLTLSVVAAAIYLAYLCYGRAAAAADPLSTLGAPYRLLAGKYYVDEIYDLLFVRPFTAISRWLAEVCDPGLVDGAVNGIAAVARGLSEAWRELQTGNVQHYLLGFLAGTLVLLAYYLGRI, from the coding sequence ATGGTAGCCCCGCATCCAACCCCGGCCGAACTGGATCTGCTGCGCTGGATCCCTTTCCTTCCCTTGCTCGGGACCGTTCTGAACCTGGCGCTCGGCGCGCGCCTGGGGCGGCGGGCGGCCGGCTGGCTCGCCACGCTCGCGGTGGCGGCCTCTTTCGGCCTCTCGCTCTATGTCTTCCTCGAGCTCTCCGCGACCGCCGCTTTCCGCGACCGCGTCTACACCTGGATCCAATCCGGCTCGTTTCGGGCCGACCTCTCCCTTCAGGTCGACGCGCTCGCAGCTGTCATGCTGCTGGTCGTGACCGGCATCGGCGCTCTCATCCATCTCTATTCCATCGGCTACATGGGCCACGACGAGGACGCGGTCCGCTTCTTCGCTTACCTGAACCTGTTCGTGTTCTTCATGCTGCTGCTCGTGATGGCCGACAACCTGCTCCTGCTGTTCGTCGGCTGGGAGGGAGTCGGGCTGTGCTCCTATCTGCTGATCGGCTTCTGGTATCGCGATCCGGCGAACGCGACCGCCGCCAACAAGGCGTTCATCGTCAACCGCATCGGTGATTTCGGCTTCATCCTGGGAATCCTCCTGGCCGTGACCGAGCTGGGGCGCGGCGGCGTCTGGACGCTCGATTTCGCGCAGATGCAGGCCAACGTGGGATTGCTCGCGCCCGCAAAGCTCACGCTCATCACCCTGCTCCTCTTCGCCGGGGCGACCGGCAAGTCGGCCCAGATTCCGCTCTTCGTCTGGTTGCCCGACGCGATGGCCGGCCCGACCCCGGTGAGCGCCCTGATCCATGCGGCGACGATGGTGACGGCCGGGGTCTACATGATCGCCCGGCTGCACTTCCTGTTCGCGCTCGCTCCGCTCACCCTCTCCCTGATCGCCCTCGTCGGCGGCGCCACGGCTTTCTTCGCGGCCACCATCGCCCTTGCGCAAAACGACATCAAACGCGTCCTGGCCTATTCCACCGTGAGCCAGCTCGGCTACATGTTCCTCGCGGCCGGCGCAGGCGCCTTCTCCGCGGCGATCTTCCATCTCTTCACTCACGCGTTCTTCAAGGCCTGTCTGTTCCTCGGCTCGGGAAGCGTCATCCATGCGCTCGGCGGCGAGCAGGACATGCGTAAGATGGGCGGCCTGAAGCCTCACTTGCCGCGCACCTACTGGACCTATCTCGTCGCCACGCTGGCGATCGCCGGCGCGCCGCTGACCGCGGGCTTTTTCTCCAAGGACATGATCCTCTGGCAGCTCTTCCAGCGCGGCTGGCACGGCCTGTGGCTGCTCGGGCTGATCACCGCCGGTCTCACCGCGTTCTACATGTTCCGCCAGCTCTTCATGGTCTTTCACGGCGCGTGCAGGGCCGAACCCGAGGTGCGGGCGCGCCTCCACGAGTCGCCCGCCGTGATGACGGTGCCGCTGATCGTCCTCGCCCTCGGCTCGATCTTCAGCGGCTGGCTGGGCGCCCCCGACTACCTCTGGGGAAGCCGCTGGGACGCCTGGCTCCGCCCGGTTTTCGGCGGACACCCCGCCGGCGAGCACGGCGACCTGGGAGCGGAGATTCTCACCACGCTGCTTACGCTCTCAGTGGTCGCCGCGGCGATCTATCTCGCCTACCTGTGCTACGGCCGGGCCGCGGCGGCGGCGGACCCGCTGAGCACGCTGGGCGCTCCCTACCGGCTGCTCGCCGGCAAGTACTACGTCGACGAGATCTACGACCTCCTTTTCGTTCGACCGTTCACCGCAATCTCGCGCTGGCTCGCCGAGGTTTGCGATCCCGGGCTGGTGGACGGCGCGGTCAACGGCATAGCGGCGGTCGCTCGCGGCCTCAGCGAGGCATGGCGCGAGCTTCAAACCGGCAACGTCCAGCACTATCTTCTCGGCTTTCTCGCGGGGACGCTCGTGCTCCTCGCCTATTATCTCGGCCGGATTTGA
- a CDS encoding NAD(P)H-dependent oxidoreductase subunit E, whose amino-acid sequence MALEFSAAALKEFEATLARYPKKEAAMLPVLRLAQREFGCLTPEAIEYVARLMGQPPARVHGTVSFYTMLNTRPIGRHHIQVCRTLPCALRGAARITRFLKKELGIEVGQTTPDGRFTLSEVECLASCGTAPMMQIDDDYHENLTEERVAEILRRLK is encoded by the coding sequence ATGGCTCTGGAATTTTCCGCCGCAGCGCTGAAGGAGTTCGAGGCGACGCTGGCCCGCTATCCGAAAAAGGAAGCGGCGATGCTTCCGGTCCTGCGCCTGGCCCAGAGGGAGTTCGGCTGCCTGACCCCGGAAGCGATCGAGTACGTGGCGCGCCTCATGGGCCAGCCCCCGGCGCGGGTCCACGGCACCGTGAGCTTCTACACGATGCTCAACACGCGGCCGATCGGCCGCCACCACATCCAGGTGTGCCGGACGCTGCCCTGTGCCCTGCGCGGCGCGGCCCGCATCACCCGCTTCCTGAAAAAGGAGCTGGGCATCGAGGTCGGCCAGACGACCCCGGACGGGCGGTTCACGCTTTCCGAGGTGGAGTGCCTCGCGTCGTGCGGCACCGCGCCGATGATGCAGATCGACGACGACTATCACGAGAACCTCACCGAAGAGAGAGTGGCGGAAATCCTGCGCCGGCTGAAATAG
- the nuoF gene encoding NADH-quinone oxidoreductase subunit NuoF: MEKILLRNIDVPDSRSLAVYRSRGGYGAWEQVLRDMTPARVIDEVKASGLRGRGGAGFPTGMKWSFVPKDSPKPKYLVCNADESEPGTFKDRLLIERDPHAIIEGTLIAAYAIQSHTAFVYIRGEMARGAEILERAVGEAAAAGYIGRNVLGSGYDIDVIVHRGAGAYICGEETALLSSLEGGRGWPKVKPPFPATHGLFGCPTVVNNVETLAAVPWIIANGAAKYAALGTEKSKGTKLFSVSGHISRPGVYELEMGYPFKKFLEEDCGGVPGGRRLKGVIPGGASMPVLLPEEIEKVNLDYESVQAAGSLLGSGGVIVMDDTTCMVRAAWNIARFFAHESCGQCTPCREGCHWMEKIFHRVERGEGRSGDLDLILSVSANIMGNTICPFGDAAAMPAAAFIRKYRAEFEEHIAQKRCTVGGDW, translated from the coding sequence ATGGAAAAGATCCTGCTACGCAACATCGACGTTCCCGATTCGCGGTCGCTGGCGGTCTACCGCTCGCGCGGCGGCTACGGCGCGTGGGAGCAGGTTCTTCGGGACATGACGCCCGCGCGGGTCATCGACGAGGTCAAAGCCTCGGGGCTGCGGGGCCGCGGCGGCGCGGGGTTCCCCACCGGCATGAAGTGGAGCTTCGTGCCCAAGGACAGCCCCAAGCCGAAGTACCTCGTCTGCAACGCCGACGAGAGCGAGCCCGGAACTTTCAAGGACCGCCTGCTGATCGAGCGCGATCCGCACGCGATCATCGAGGGGACGCTGATCGCCGCCTACGCCATCCAGTCGCACACCGCGTTCGTCTACATCCGCGGCGAGATGGCGCGCGGCGCCGAGATCCTCGAGCGCGCCGTCGGGGAGGCGGCGGCGGCCGGCTACATCGGCAGGAACGTCCTGGGGTCGGGCTACGACATCGACGTCATCGTCCACCGGGGCGCTGGCGCTTACATCTGCGGCGAGGAGACCGCGCTGCTCTCCTCGCTCGAAGGCGGCCGGGGCTGGCCCAAGGTGAAGCCGCCGTTCCCCGCCACCCACGGCTTGTTCGGCTGCCCGACGGTGGTGAACAACGTCGAGACGCTCGCCGCGGTGCCCTGGATCATCGCCAACGGCGCGGCGAAGTACGCCGCTCTCGGAACCGAAAAGAGCAAGGGGACCAAGCTCTTCAGCGTGAGCGGCCACATCTCGCGGCCGGGGGTCTACGAGCTCGAGATGGGCTACCCGTTCAAGAAGTTCCTCGAGGAGGACTGCGGCGGGGTTCCGGGCGGGCGCAGGCTCAAGGGCGTGATCCCGGGAGGCGCGTCGATGCCGGTGCTGCTCCCCGAAGAGATCGAGAAGGTCAACCTCGACTACGAGTCGGTCCAGGCGGCGGGCAGCCTGCTGGGCTCGGGCGGAGTGATCGTGATGGACGACACCACCTGCATGGTGCGGGCGGCGTGGAACATCGCCCGTTTCTTTGCGCACGAATCGTGTGGGCAGTGTACTCCCTGCAGGGAGGGCTGCCACTGGATGGAAAAGATCTTCCACCGCGTCGAGCGCGGCGAGGGGCGCAGCGGCGACCTCGACCTGATCCTGAGCGTTAGCGCCAACATCATGGGCAACACCATCTGCCCGTTCGGCGACGCGGCGGCGATGCCCGCAGCCGCGTTCATCCGGAAGTACCGCGCCGAGTTCGAGGAGCATATCGCGCAGAAAAGATGCACCGTGGGCGGGGACTGGTGA
- a CDS encoding NADH-quinone oxidoreductase subunit J produces the protein MGGELLFWVLAVLLVGAALLVVFLPNVVHGAMALVAALFLTAVLFLTLQAPMVGVLQVLVYAGAVMVLFLFVIMFLSPRALEPRQSIARAAGLVGAALLAVVLAALLLDRSLATAPQPLSDPFGSPRELAKSLFHDFVLPFEIASVLLLVAIVGAVVLAKRED, from the coding sequence ATGGGTGGAGAGCTTCTTTTCTGGGTTCTCGCGGTGCTCCTCGTCGGTGCCGCGTTGCTCGTGGTTTTTCTGCCGAACGTCGTCCACGGCGCCATGGCGCTGGTGGCGGCACTGTTCCTCACCGCGGTCCTGTTCCTGACGCTTCAGGCTCCGATGGTCGGGGTGCTGCAGGTGCTGGTTTACGCCGGCGCCGTCATGGTGCTGTTTCTCTTCGTGATCATGTTCCTGAGTCCGCGCGCGCTCGAGCCCCGGCAATCGATCGCGCGCGCCGCAGGGCTCGTCGGCGCCGCGCTGCTGGCCGTGGTCCTGGCGGCCCTGCTCCTGGACCGCTCCCTGGCCACCGCTCCCCAGCCGCTTTCCGATCCGTTCGGCAGCCCGCGGGAGTTGGCGAAGAGCCTGTTCCACGATTTCGTTCTGCCCTTCGAGATCGCATCGGTGCTGCTGCTGGTGGCGATCGTGGGGGCGGTCGTATTGGCGAAGCGGGAGGACTGA